The following proteins come from a genomic window of Desmospora profundinema:
- a CDS encoding organic hydroperoxide resistance protein, with amino-acid sequence MKPIYTAVVNAEGGRNGKVVSTDGVIDLDVRMPKELGGPGGSATNPEQLFAAGYAACFDSALGLVARQKRVKTGETQVTAHVSIGKDEDGGFALSAILEVQVPGVDEETARELVEAAHQVCPYSKATRGNIDVTLHVLDPS; translated from the coding sequence ATGAAGCCGATCTATACCGCTGTCGTCAACGCTGAAGGCGGCCGTAATGGCAAAGTGGTCTCTACGGATGGTGTCATCGACCTGGATGTCCGGATGCCCAAGGAGCTGGGCGGTCCCGGAGGAAGCGCCACCAACCCGGAGCAGCTTTTCGCCGCGGGATACGCTGCTTGCTTTGACAGTGCCCTTGGCTTGGTAGCCCGACAGAAGCGGGTGAAGACAGGAGAGACCCAGGTTACCGCCCATGTCTCCATCGGCAAAGACGAAGACGGAGGCTTTGCACTGTCCGCGATTCTGGAAGTACAAGTTCCCGGGGTTGACGAAGAAACGGCCCGGGAACTTGTAGAGGCGGCTCATCAAGTCTGCCCCTACTCAAAGGCTACTCGCGGCAACATAGATGTAACTTTACACGTATTGGATCCATCATAA
- a CDS encoding site-specific integrase: MNSITPHTAIPPSLQETVKKARDYTAQAKAGNTTRAYGADWRDFTEWCTQHGRDPLPADPQTVAYYIADLAERRKPSTIQRRLSAVSQAHQAAGYDTPTASILVRSVWAGIRRAKGTRQEGKLPLLVEDLRLILRHVPDDLPGRRDRALLLVGFAGAFRRRELVSLDVGDIQITGRGMVILLRRSKTDQEGIGRKIGIPYGSSPHTCPVEALQEWLAASKIGHGPLFRPINRHGQIRNMRLSDKSVALIVKRRAAEAGLDPRRFSGHSLRAGLATTAAMAGKDERAIMEQTGHKSTQMVRRYIRDGSLFRDNAATGIGL; encoded by the coding sequence ATGAATTCCATTACTCCACATACTGCTATTCCTCCATCCTTACAAGAAACTGTAAAAAAAGCGCGGGATTATACGGCACAAGCCAAAGCGGGCAACACCACCCGGGCCTATGGAGCAGACTGGCGCGATTTTACCGAGTGGTGTACCCAACATGGCCGGGATCCGCTGCCGGCTGATCCCCAGACGGTCGCCTATTATATCGCAGACTTGGCTGAACGTCGCAAACCGTCGACCATCCAGCGGCGATTGTCTGCCGTCAGTCAGGCTCATCAGGCGGCAGGCTACGACACACCCACCGCTTCGATATTGGTTCGCAGTGTATGGGCGGGGATCCGACGGGCCAAAGGAACGCGCCAAGAGGGGAAATTACCGCTGTTGGTGGAGGATCTTCGTCTGATTCTCCGCCATGTACCGGACGACCTTCCCGGTCGACGGGACCGGGCTTTACTGCTGGTCGGATTTGCCGGAGCATTTCGCCGACGAGAGTTGGTCAGCCTGGATGTGGGCGATATCCAAATCACCGGCAGGGGAATGGTGATTCTGTTGCGCCGTTCGAAGACGGACCAGGAAGGAATCGGGAGAAAAATCGGGATTCCCTATGGTTCCAGCCCGCATACCTGTCCTGTCGAAGCGCTTCAGGAGTGGCTTGCGGCCAGCAAAATCGGCCATGGGCCGTTGTTTCGTCCCATCAACCGACATGGTCAAATCCGGAATATGCGATTGTCCGATAAGTCGGTGGCGCTCATTGTGAAACGGAGAGCAGCGGAAGCGGGGTTGGATCCCCGGCGTTTTTCCGGACACAGCCTGCGTGCCGGTCTGGCCACGACAGCAGCCATGGCCGGGAAGGATGAGCGGGCGATTATGGAGCAGACCGGCCATAAATCCACACAGATGGTCCGCCGTTATATTCGGGATGGATCGCTGTTTCGGGACAACGCAGCAACAGGAATCGGACTTTGA
- a CDS encoding stage II sporulation protein M: MSVQPRHRLSTFIQKHQSTWNRLESLIELAKDRRVTKENLDELGHTYRQVTAHLAYAQTYFPEHPVTRHLNALTARGHQAVYAASSKSDGIQMIRFFTTGFPALFHERALFFLAALFVFAAGGLWAFGATLLDERNARAFLEPEMVEGIDPQASTDVENREQWNHAVTSGFIMQNNIKVAFLCFALGALLGVGTLWVLFMNGMLIGALAALFHRAGESYGFWALIWPHGVLELAAIFIAGAAGLSLAWSFWVPGELTRVESFKREAKVTGQLMVGVIPLFVVAAVIEGFITPAPWPHWTKYMVALTTLAVLILYFGRPFFSLLSRNQTEASLSRG; this comes from the coding sequence ATGTCCGTTCAACCCCGACATCGTTTAAGTACGTTCATTCAAAAACATCAGTCAACATGGAATCGCCTGGAATCATTGATCGAGCTGGCCAAGGATCGCCGTGTCACCAAAGAGAACCTGGATGAACTGGGTCATACATACCGGCAGGTAACGGCACATCTGGCCTATGCCCAGACCTACTTCCCCGAACATCCCGTCACCCGCCACTTAAACGCCTTAACCGCACGCGGGCACCAAGCGGTATACGCCGCTAGCTCCAAGAGTGACGGTATCCAGATGATCCGCTTTTTTACCACGGGCTTTCCCGCCCTGTTCCATGAACGGGCTCTCTTTTTCCTGGCCGCCCTGTTCGTGTTTGCAGCAGGTGGGCTGTGGGCATTTGGAGCCACCCTGCTCGACGAACGGAATGCCAGGGCATTCCTTGAGCCCGAGATGGTGGAGGGAATCGACCCACAGGCATCCACCGACGTGGAGAATCGCGAACAGTGGAATCATGCCGTCACATCCGGTTTCATCATGCAAAACAACATTAAAGTGGCCTTCCTCTGCTTTGCCCTGGGGGCATTGCTAGGCGTGGGTACCCTGTGGGTGTTGTTTATGAACGGAATGCTGATCGGTGCGTTGGCAGCGCTTTTTCACCGTGCTGGGGAATCTTACGGTTTTTGGGCGTTGATTTGGCCCCATGGCGTGTTGGAACTGGCAGCCATCTTCATCGCAGGTGCCGCTGGTCTTTCATTGGCGTGGTCGTTTTGGGTACCTGGTGAATTGACGCGGGTGGAATCTTTCAAGCGGGAAGCCAAAGTGACCGGACAACTGATGGTCGGTGTGATTCCGTTATTCGTGGTTGCCGCTGTTATCGAAGGATTCATCACCCCTGCACCCTGGCCTCACTGGACCAAATATATGGTGGCATTGACCACCTTGGCCGTATTGATCCTATACTTTGGCCGCCCCTTTTTCTCTTTGCTTTCACGGAATCAAACAGAAGCCTCTCTTTCCCGCGGATAA
- a CDS encoding glutathione peroxidase, which translates to MSVYDYSVTTIDGEERSLSEYEGRVLMIVNTASKCGFTPQYKELQELYEQYRGQGLEVLGFPSNQFMNQEPGNEDEIREFCDLNYGVTFPLFAKTDVKGKNAHPLFQHLIKSAPGVLTDDVKWNFTKFLVNKKGEVIGRFAPATKPSAIRDEIEKALAG; encoded by the coding sequence ATGAGTGTCTACGATTATAGTGTAACCACCATTGACGGTGAAGAACGATCCTTGTCCGAGTACGAGGGACGGGTACTCATGATCGTCAACACCGCCAGTAAATGCGGATTCACTCCCCAGTACAAAGAGTTGCAGGAGCTGTATGAGCAATACCGGGGGCAGGGATTAGAGGTGCTCGGGTTTCCCAGCAATCAGTTCATGAACCAGGAGCCCGGCAACGAAGATGAAATCCGGGAGTTTTGTGACCTTAACTACGGAGTTACCTTCCCTCTGTTCGCAAAAACGGACGTAAAGGGTAAAAACGCCCATCCTCTGTTCCAACATCTTATCAAAAGCGCTCCAGGAGTTCTTACCGATGATGTCAAATGGAACTTTACCAAGTTCCTGGTGAACAAAAAAGGGGAAGTGATCGGTCGCTTCGCTCCGGCGACGAAGCCTTCCGCCATTAGAGACGAGATCGAAAAAGCCCTTGCCGGATAG
- a CDS encoding fatty acid desaturase, translated as MDQNKKENWREIIAAYGRPSVKRSVWQIINTFIPFFLLWYAAYWSLSVSYWLTLGLACLAAGMLVRIFIIFHDCCHGSFFPNRRANEVLGTLSGILTCCPFHQWRHSHSVHHATSGNLDRRGTGDIWTLTVEEYLALPRLKRLAYRLYRNPLVMFGLGPSYIFLIEYRFNRKGAKMKERLNTYLTNFGIVAIAGLLCWIIGWKAFLLVQGPVFLISGLIGVWLFYVQHQFEGTYFEKDEKWDHVDAALRGSSFYKLPKVLHWFTGNIGFHHIHHLSPRVPNYYLNHAHEENRMFQDVAPITLLSSLKSLNYRIWDENRKKLMGFGYIKQFLMKEKESTQ; from the coding sequence ATCGATCAAAACAAGAAGGAAAACTGGCGAGAAATTATCGCAGCATACGGGAGACCCAGTGTAAAGCGTAGTGTCTGGCAAATCATCAATACCTTTATCCCCTTCTTTCTGCTCTGGTACGCCGCATATTGGAGCCTTTCGGTCTCCTATTGGCTTACCTTGGGGCTGGCCTGTCTGGCAGCCGGTATGTTGGTCCGGATTTTTATCATCTTTCATGACTGTTGTCACGGGTCCTTCTTTCCTAACCGGAGGGCCAACGAGGTGTTGGGAACACTCAGCGGTATTTTAACCTGTTGTCCGTTCCACCAGTGGCGGCACAGTCATTCTGTTCATCATGCCACCAGCGGCAACCTGGACCGGCGCGGCACGGGGGATATCTGGACACTGACAGTGGAGGAATATCTGGCATTGCCGCGACTGAAACGACTGGCTTACCGTTTGTACCGGAATCCGTTGGTGATGTTCGGACTGGGTCCTTCCTACATTTTCCTCATTGAATATCGGTTCAACCGGAAGGGTGCCAAGATGAAGGAACGGTTAAACACCTATCTGACCAACTTCGGGATTGTTGCGATTGCCGGGTTGCTCTGTTGGATTATCGGCTGGAAAGCGTTCCTCTTGGTGCAGGGGCCTGTCTTTTTAATTTCAGGCTTAATCGGTGTCTGGCTCTTCTACGTCCAGCATCAGTTTGAGGGGACCTACTTTGAGAAAGACGAAAAATGGGATCATGTGGATGCCGCCTTGCGCGGAAGTTCTTTCTATAAATTACCAAAGGTACTTCACTGGTTCACGGGAAACATTGGTTTTCACCATATTCACCATTTGAGCCCACGGGTGCCGAACTACTATCTGAACCATGCTCATGAAGAGAATCGAATGTTTCAGGACGTCGCTCCGATTACACTTTTATCCAGCCTGAAATCCCTTAACTACCGCATATGGGACGAGAATCGCAAGAAACTGATGGGATTCGGATACATTAAGCAATTCCTGATGAAAGAAAAAGAAAGTACTCAATAA
- a CDS encoding C1q-like domain-containing protein, translating into MGSLPKADKKSNITQVVSAFRAVRTGPQPLAALTFTRVLYTTERLDTNNEYNTATGEFIPQQSGIYSFIASAEFFPTTPGQIFFLQLFIRVNGVSVASEFTFSTGRDVVTSVSTIVQLQAGDVVDVLARSSVSGNINNFSTVIETRFEGARIS; encoded by the coding sequence TTGGGTTCGTTACCAAAAGCAGATAAGAAGTCGAACATCACACAAGTCGTTTCAGCATTCAGAGCGGTTCGAACCGGCCCACAGCCATTGGCCGCACTCACTTTTACAAGGGTTCTTTATACAACAGAACGGTTAGATACAAACAATGAATATAATACAGCGACAGGAGAATTCATCCCACAGCAAAGCGGTATATACAGTTTTATTGCCAGCGCTGAGTTTTTTCCTACTACTCCGGGGCAGATATTTTTTCTACAGTTGTTCATCCGGGTAAATGGAGTCTCTGTGGCTTCTGAGTTTACTTTCTCCACAGGCAGAGATGTTGTCACAAGTGTGTCTACGATTGTACAGTTACAAGCTGGTGATGTTGTAGATGTGCTCGCGAGAAGCTCTGTAAGCGGTAATATCAATAATTTTTCCACCGTTATTGAAACTCGTTTTGAAGGAGCGCGAATCAGTTAG
- a CDS encoding epoxide hydrolase family protein produces the protein MSTSKQESAGNNISNSDTSIRPFRIVILQSVLDDLQARLTHTRWPDELPEAGGDYGVPLGYLKELAEYWRTSYDWRKHEARLNEFPQFTTTIDGANVHFLHIRSPERDAFPLILTHGWPGSFVEFLDVIGPLTNPRAYGGNPTDAFHVVIPSIPGFGFSGPTPKKGWNVNRVALAWAELMRRLGYDRYGAQGGDWGTAISRTLGAVDPEHVCGVHLNYLPFVPTGDLNNLSKEDEARIEQMKRYLAAPPGHMIVQSTRPQTISYALTDSPVGQLAWIAEKFIEWVDPACPVAVDRLLTNVMIYWLTGTAGSSARLFYENNKIKGQPIPCPVPVGVAVFPHDLALPVRRFAERQYDIVHWTEFELGGHFAAMETPDLLTGDIQTYFRRFR, from the coding sequence ATGAGTACTTCAAAACAAGAATCTGCAGGTAACAACATAAGTAATAGCGACACTTCGATCCGACCGTTTCGCATCGTGATCCTTCAAAGTGTTCTGGATGATCTGCAAGCTCGCCTAACCCATACCCGTTGGCCCGATGAGCTACCTGAGGCAGGCGGAGACTATGGTGTTCCGCTTGGTTATTTGAAGGAGTTAGCGGAGTACTGGCGCACCTCATATGACTGGCGTAAACATGAGGCTCGGTTAAATGAGTTTCCTCAATTCACCACAACGATTGATGGTGCAAATGTACATTTTTTGCATATTCGTTCCCCTGAAAGGGACGCATTTCCACTGATTCTCACCCACGGTTGGCCTGGCTCTTTTGTGGAGTTTCTAGACGTGATCGGACCGCTTACCAACCCAAGAGCCTATGGCGGTAATCCTACAGACGCCTTTCATGTGGTAATTCCATCAATCCCTGGCTTTGGTTTCTCCGGTCCTACTCCTAAGAAGGGTTGGAATGTAAACCGAGTCGCTCTCGCTTGGGCTGAGTTGATGAGACGGTTAGGCTATGACCGGTATGGAGCACAGGGTGGTGATTGGGGAACAGCAATTTCTCGCACTTTAGGTGCAGTCGATCCCGAACACGTCTGTGGTGTACATCTAAACTACTTGCCATTTGTCCCGACTGGCGACCTCAATAATCTGTCTAAGGAGGATGAAGCTAGGATCGAACAGATGAAGCGTTACTTAGCTGCTCCTCCTGGTCACATGATAGTTCAATCGACTCGGCCACAGACAATTTCCTATGCATTAACTGACTCACCTGTCGGGCAACTAGCTTGGATCGCAGAGAAATTTATTGAATGGGTCGATCCAGCATGTCCTGTTGCAGTCGATCGTCTACTTACTAACGTGATGATCTACTGGCTCACAGGCACCGCAGGCTCTTCAGCCCGCCTTTTTTATGAAAATAACAAAATCAAGGGCCAACCTATCCCTTGTCCCGTACCGGTGGGAGTAGCAGTTTTCCCACATGATCTTGCTCTTCCTGTACGTCGTTTTGCTGAGCGTCAGTACGACATCGTTCACTGGACCGAGTTTGAACTTGGTGGTCACTTCGCGGCGATGGAGACCCCTGACTTGTTAACGGGGGATATACAGACATACTTCCGCCGTTTCCGCTAA
- a CDS encoding MarR family winged helix-turn-helix transcriptional regulator → MTKDSLLALDNQLCFAVYACSREISRLYRPLLDELGLTYPQYVTLLALWEEGEVTVKELGSLLFLDSGTLTPMLKRMETAGLIRRRRSSEDERKVLIGLTEEGEALKERVRCIPETLFQKSGVPAEEFHDLLERLQGLQQQIRLLNTSNTHKE, encoded by the coding sequence ATGACCAAAGACTCATTGCTCGCCTTGGACAATCAACTCTGCTTTGCCGTCTATGCTTGTTCCAGGGAGATCTCGCGCCTGTATCGTCCATTGTTGGATGAATTAGGCCTCACCTATCCCCAGTACGTCACGCTGCTGGCCCTTTGGGAGGAAGGGGAAGTAACCGTCAAAGAACTGGGCTCGCTCCTCTTCCTCGATTCCGGGACCCTTACTCCGATGTTGAAGCGGATGGAGACGGCCGGTCTGATCCGTCGTCGACGATCCTCAGAGGACGAACGGAAGGTGCTGATTGGTTTGACGGAAGAAGGGGAAGCCCTAAAGGAACGGGTCCGTTGCATCCCGGAGACTCTGTTCCAAAAAAGCGGCGTCCCTGCGGAGGAATTCCATGATCTTCTGGAACGGTTGCAGGGATTGCAGCAACAGATTCGACTCTTGAATACATCCAACACCCATAAGGAGTGA
- a CDS encoding MarR family winged helix-turn-helix transcriptional regulator, giving the protein MKKESIGKWISVLHRQFQIYLNRELKDCDINSSEYIFLVNLYEKDGISQEQLSANLFINKAATARAISRLETLGYVQRTRDPLDGRAYLVTLTTKGIEMRDFIKTKLSYWTQTISTGLTTEEADDFIQKIKQMSMNALAETKGDE; this is encoded by the coding sequence ATGAAAAAAGAAAGCATCGGTAAGTGGATTTCAGTACTGCACCGTCAATTTCAAATTTATCTGAACAGGGAATTGAAGGATTGCGATATTAACTCGTCTGAATATATTTTTTTAGTCAATTTGTATGAAAAAGATGGTATTTCTCAAGAGCAATTGTCCGCCAATCTTTTCATCAACAAAGCTGCAACAGCGCGAGCAATCAGTCGGCTGGAAACGCTCGGTTATGTGCAAAGAACTCGTGACCCATTGGACGGAAGAGCGTATTTGGTAACGTTGACAACTAAAGGAATAGAGATGCGCGATTTTATTAAAACAAAGCTGAGTTATTGGACCCAAACCATTTCAACGGGCCTTACAACAGAAGAAGCGGACGACTTCATTCAAAAGATAAAACAGATGTCTATGAATGCGCTGGCTGAAACCAAAGGAGATGAATGA
- a CDS encoding nitric oxide synthase oxygenase: MKPNRFPWMEAILKREGASPLDSSFIHSEKRTDTKGGCPIDHQDKGSDPSASIGRPFEERGNLLQEAEMFIRTCYRELGKPDEKIELRLGEIKREIQEYGHYNHTFEELEHGAKMAWRNSNRCIGRLFWHSLHVFDARHLRREEDIFRALCRHIETATNNGKIRPTITIFKPAIQGSRQTRIWNHQLIRYAGYETKYGTVGDPASIPFTRHCQSLGWEGEGTHFDLLPLVIQVGDQKPRWFELPKEIILEVPIRHPGYPWFEDLGVQWYAVPIISDMRLEIGGIQYTAAPFNGWYMGTEIGARNLADTGRYNLLPQVAERMGLTTRNQSTLWKDKALVELNAAVLHSFKEAGVSIVDHHTAAQQFKLFENKEQENGRKVTGDWTWLIPPVSPATTHIFHHQYQDEILTPNYYYQDPPYK; encoded by the coding sequence GTGAAACCGAACCGATTCCCATGGATGGAGGCGATCCTAAAAAGAGAGGGAGCATCGCCTTTGGATTCTAGTTTCATCCATTCGGAAAAGAGGACGGATACCAAAGGAGGTTGTCCCATCGATCATCAAGACAAGGGCTCTGATCCCTCAGCATCGATTGGCAGGCCTTTTGAAGAGAGGGGGAATTTACTCCAGGAAGCGGAGATGTTTATCCGGACTTGTTACCGGGAACTCGGGAAGCCGGACGAGAAAATAGAATTGCGCTTGGGTGAAATCAAACGAGAAATCCAAGAATACGGCCATTATAACCATACCTTCGAAGAATTGGAGCACGGGGCCAAGATGGCTTGGCGAAATAGCAACCGCTGCATCGGCCGCCTCTTCTGGCACTCTCTGCATGTGTTTGACGCCCGGCACCTTCGGAGAGAAGAGGACATTTTCCGTGCCCTGTGCCGACATATCGAGACCGCTACGAACAACGGCAAAATCAGGCCGACCATCACTATCTTTAAACCGGCCATCCAAGGATCCCGGCAAACAAGAATCTGGAACCATCAATTAATTCGCTATGCCGGATATGAGACCAAATATGGTACGGTGGGAGACCCAGCTTCTATCCCTTTTACAAGACATTGTCAATCCTTGGGATGGGAGGGGGAGGGAACGCATTTTGATTTGCTTCCTCTGGTCATTCAAGTGGGGGACCAAAAGCCCCGATGGTTTGAACTGCCCAAGGAGATTATCTTGGAAGTTCCGATCCGCCATCCCGGTTATCCGTGGTTTGAAGATTTGGGTGTCCAATGGTACGCGGTGCCGATTATTTCCGATATGCGGTTGGAAATCGGCGGAATTCAATACACCGCTGCACCCTTCAACGGCTGGTATATGGGAACGGAGATCGGAGCCCGCAACCTGGCTGATACCGGCCGGTACAACCTTCTACCGCAAGTGGCGGAGAGAATGGGTCTTACAACACGAAATCAATCGACTCTTTGGAAAGATAAAGCCTTGGTGGAGCTGAATGCGGCTGTTCTGCATTCGTTTAAAGAAGCGGGCGTCAGCATTGTTGATCATCACACGGCTGCACAGCAGTTTAAGCTGTTTGAGAATAAAGAGCAGGAAAACGGTCGAAAAGTAACAGGGGACTGGACTTGGTTGATTCCTCCGGTTTCCCCTGCGACCACTCATATCTTTCATCATCAGTACCAGGATGAGATCCTTACCCCCAATTATTATTATCAGGATCCTCCGTACAAATAA
- a CDS encoding MFS transporter yields the protein MRIVMFTVTLSSMSVLMFNYVLPEVSKEFHLTIAHVSWLSSAYGLIYAIGTVTYGKLADRYKLKNLLTFGLIVFTIGSLIGFVSQTFWMALVGRCLQAVGAAAIPATAVLIPVRYFAPERRGKALGMMAVGLALGSALSPIISALIVSVAHWRWLFAVSLLILITLPFYRKYLEDEPQGLTRKFDWIGGSLLAATVALLLLGVTNGTRWFIISGLLTLGLFIVRIRLVDEPFVRPELFINKRYTLGLTIAFLINGIGTSLYLLSPLLLSHVQQLPASWIGFAMVPAATASAILGRKGGKLADLKGNSYLFFIASGLLLTCFVLLSTFTGSSSLFIATFLILGNVGQSFMLIAISNSISQTLPKNQAGVGMGMLQMLNFISQAVATGIYSKVVDLGSNVHWNPVNIPPNGFIYSNIYFVLAGLHLIILLVYYFQFSRGKGVV from the coding sequence ATGCGCATTGTGATGTTCACGGTTACCCTTTCATCGATGAGCGTATTAATGTTCAATTACGTACTCCCCGAAGTTAGTAAAGAGTTTCATCTTACCATTGCTCATGTAAGCTGGCTCTCTTCCGCGTATGGTTTGATTTACGCCATTGGAACGGTTACGTATGGAAAGCTAGCAGACAGATACAAGCTTAAAAATTTGCTGACGTTCGGTTTGATCGTTTTTACGATTGGGTCACTCATCGGCTTTGTTTCCCAAACATTCTGGATGGCACTGGTGGGAAGATGCTTGCAAGCAGTAGGAGCTGCTGCTATTCCCGCAACAGCGGTACTGATCCCTGTACGCTATTTCGCCCCTGAACGTAGAGGGAAAGCTTTGGGGATGATGGCTGTTGGCTTGGCTCTTGGCAGTGCTCTGAGCCCCATTATTTCTGCGCTCATTGTAAGTGTCGCTCATTGGCGTTGGTTATTCGCTGTATCTCTTCTCATCTTAATCACACTACCTTTTTACCGTAAATATTTGGAAGATGAGCCGCAAGGGCTGACTAGAAAATTTGACTGGATTGGTGGAAGTTTGCTAGCCGCAACTGTGGCATTGCTTTTGCTCGGTGTTACAAATGGAACTAGGTGGTTTATAATCAGCGGTTTGCTCACTCTAGGGTTGTTCATCGTACGAATTCGCTTAGTTGATGAACCGTTTGTCAGGCCGGAGCTCTTTATAAACAAAAGGTATACTCTCGGTTTAACGATTGCTTTTCTTATCAACGGGATTGGTACTTCTCTTTATTTGCTAAGTCCATTGCTACTGTCTCATGTACAACAACTACCAGCTTCTTGGATTGGCTTTGCGATGGTTCCTGCGGCAACAGCCTCAGCCATTTTGGGTCGAAAGGGTGGCAAACTGGCAGACCTAAAGGGAAACTCGTATCTATTCTTTATTGCATCGGGATTGTTATTAACCTGTTTTGTTTTACTCTCTACCTTTACGGGAAGTTCTTCTTTGTTTATTGCTACTTTTCTGATTCTTGGTAATGTGGGACAATCCTTCATGCTTATTGCGATATCCAATTCAATTTCACAAACATTACCAAAGAACCAAGCGGGTGTGGGGATGGGAATGTTGCAGATGTTGAATTTTATTTCTCAAGCAGTAGCTACAGGGATTTACAGTAAGGTAGTGGATCTTGGCTCTAATGTCCACTGGAACCCAGTAAATATCCCCCCTAATGGGTTTATTTATAGCAATATCTATTTTGTTCTTGCTGGTTTGCATCTAATCATTCTATTGGTTTACTATTTCCAGTTCAGTAGAGGTAAGGGGGTAGTCTGA
- a CDS encoding RDD family protein, with amino-acid sequence MNQEIRVSTPEFVTLRFTAAGIGTRILALLVDWMILGVVLGMLGYVGLLFYFLLEEIGSPLWMSVVVGVGIVILVFIPLLYYILTETFLHGQTLGKKVLGIRVVTDMGTAPGFFAIFLRNVLRMVDSLPFLYIVGLISVFSNTRAKRLGDLAAGTMVVKREEDSRLPRVRPLYSHGEARLYTSADLARIADSRWLEVGEFLSRRQELFPEKRAELAYAMFETLFPDRSPDPHHRERLLEAAFFQWRNERQEAMRAEGGIR; translated from the coding sequence ATGAATCAGGAGATACGTGTATCCACCCCTGAGTTTGTTACCCTCCGTTTTACAGCGGCAGGGATCGGCACACGCATCTTGGCGCTGTTGGTAGATTGGATGATACTCGGGGTTGTGTTGGGAATGTTGGGCTATGTCGGCCTTTTGTTTTATTTTTTATTGGAGGAGATCGGCTCCCCGCTTTGGATGTCTGTTGTTGTTGGGGTTGGGATTGTGATTTTGGTCTTTATTCCGCTCCTCTATTATATCTTGACAGAAACATTCCTCCATGGACAAACCTTGGGTAAAAAAGTGCTGGGTATTCGAGTGGTAACCGACATGGGAACGGCGCCCGGCTTTTTCGCCATCTTTTTGCGCAATGTCCTGCGGATGGTGGATTCTCTCCCGTTTTTGTACATAGTCGGCTTGATATCGGTCTTTTCCAATACACGGGCTAAACGCTTGGGAGATCTGGCTGCCGGGACGATGGTGGTGAAACGGGAAGAAGATAGCCGGCTGCCCCGGGTACGGCCGTTGTACTCTCATGGAGAGGCGCGTCTATATACGTCGGCTGATTTGGCTCGGATTGCCGACTCCCGTTGGTTGGAGGTGGGGGAGTTTTTATCCCGCCGCCAAGAACTATTCCCCGAGAAGCGGGCGGAGTTGGCCTATGCCATGTTTGAAACCCTTTTTCCCGATCGCAGTCCCGATCCCCATCACCGGGAACGGTTGCTGGAAGCAGCCTTCTTCCAATGGCGCAATGAGCGGCAGGAAGCGATGAGGGCAGAAGGGGGGATTCGGTGA
- a CDS encoding SDR family oxidoreductase — protein MKARRDMRALVTGAGRKSGIGAAICRELARHGADIRFTYWPPEEEAEAAVLVEELKDEGVDAAAVPFDLSLAESIDPILDWASKGEIPRILVNNAAYSLRDLDYQAVTPEILDRHYAVNLRAPLLLAAAFAKQCPPGAGGRIISMTSGQSLGGMPGEIAYAATKGGIDAFTRTLAAEVASKGITVNAVNPGPTDTGWVTPEIRRELSPHFPFGRIGEPTDAARLVAFLASEEASWITGQILHSEGGFRSR, from the coding sequence GTGAAAGCACGGCGGGACATGCGCGCCCTCGTGACGGGAGCGGGACGGAAGAGCGGCATCGGAGCGGCTATTTGCAGGGAGTTAGCCCGACATGGGGCGGATATCCGTTTTACCTATTGGCCTCCGGAAGAGGAAGCGGAAGCAGCTGTCTTGGTGGAGGAGTTGAAGGATGAAGGGGTGGACGCGGCTGCAGTCCCTTTTGATTTGTCTCTGGCAGAGTCGATCGATCCGATCCTGGACTGGGCCTCGAAAGGGGAGATTCCCCGAATCTTGGTCAACAACGCGGCCTACTCCCTGCGGGACCTCGATTACCAGGCAGTGACACCGGAGATCTTGGACCGGCATTATGCGGTCAATTTGCGGGCGCCGTTATTGTTGGCGGCAGCGTTTGCAAAACAGTGTCCCCCAGGAGCAGGGGGACGCATTATCTCCATGACATCCGGACAGTCCCTCGGGGGAATGCCGGGTGAAATCGCTTATGCCGCCACCAAAGGGGGAATCGATGCCTTCACCCGTACATTGGCAGCGGAAGTCGCATCCAAAGGAATCACGGTAAATGCGGTCAATCCGGGTCCGACGGATACCGGCTGGGTAACGCCGGAAATCCGGCGGGAATTGTCACCCCATTTTCCCTTTGGCCGGATCGGTGAACCAACGGATGCCGCCCGTCTGGTCGCTTTTCTCGCCAGTGAAGAGGCTTCCTGGATTACAGGCCAGATTCTACATTCTGAAGGCGGGTTTCGGTCGCGATAA